The Gemmatimonas phototrophica region TTCAAACAACACGGCCGCGCGTTCGGGGAGCAGGGCAAAAATGGCCGGCTCTGCCAGATACCCCACCACTGTCATGGCCGCCATCAAGGCCAACACCAGCCAGGGCACGGCGCGCGCGCGATCGCTCAACACCCACCACACCATGAGGCTCACGGGCAACTGATGCAGGACCACGCCGTACCCCAGCAGCCCTGCGCTCCCCGCCGCCGATTGCGCCAACGCGCTGCCGTCGAGCGCCGAATGAATGGCCACGCCCAACATGGCCAGGACCATCACCACGAAGTGTGTCTGACGTACGCCGTAGTGGAGCAACCGCTCCGCAATCGATGGCAAGGCAAATCCAGCAACCATGACCAGCAGCGCCACCACATCGGAGTGCGCGAGGGCGTGCGGAATAACCTCCAGCAGCACCAGCCCGCCGATGCTCACCAGCACGAAGCCGTCGATGAACGTGAGCAACGCCGGCCGCGCGCGTGACAACCGCGCGAACAATGGCCCCGAGCCAAGTAGGCCGAGGCTCGAGAACAGCAGCACATGGGTCATACGGCCGAACGCAGCAACATCAATGAAAATTGATTATCATTATGTGGAAATTCAAGGGCCCGCGGGCTCGGCGTCCGGACGCACCAGTCTGCTCCCGAGGGCGGCTACCACCGCCCACCCCACACACGCCGCCACGACGGTATCGCTCAGGTAGTGCGCCGAGGCCATAACCCGCGTGAGTCCGCACCCTGCTGCCAGGCCATAGAACACCCAGCGGGCCCGGGGGAACAGCCGCGCCAGGGCAAACGCCCCCGCCCACGCCACCAGCGCATGCGAACTCGGCAGCCCCATCCCGCGGTTGGACCAGGGAGCTTCGGCGAACGACCGGAACGCATACCCGAACGTCTCGGCGTCGGGGCGCAGTCGCCGGAACACCAGCTTCAGAATCTCCGCCGCCAGTCCCCCAAGGGCCGGCGACAGGACGAGGAAGGTCGTCCGGGCCCGTCGCGCCCCGTCATCCCGCTGGTGCAGCCAATACGCCAGTGCGAAGAGCAGCCACGTGGGGAGGAACCCCATGGAGCGCAGCAACCGCCCCCAATCCTTCTCGTACACCGTGGGGAGTCGCAACAGGCGCCAGGCCGTTTCGTCGAGCAGATGGGCAGCCACAATCGCCACCGTGCTGACCAGTAGCCAGCGGGCCCATGGCCGTGCGGTTGCCGGCGGCTCCGAAAAGGTCTCTGATGCCATGCCGGCAAATCAATCAGGAGAGGAAGGGGCACGCCACCCGCGCATCGACCCGCGCCCCCTCCCCAATGCCACCAGCCATGTCCCTATGCCATATTTGGTTCATGGAACGCAACACCCGTCAGCGCGACGCCATTCGTCAGGTTTTCGAAGAACAGCCCCGCCCCCTCGGCCCCACCGAGGTGCTTGAGTATGGGCGCGGACACGTGTCCAAGCTTGGCATCGCCACGGTGTACCGCACGATCAATTCGCTGGTAGACAGCGGCTGGCTGGTGCCGGTGGAATTGCCCGGTGAGCCACCGCGTTACGAGAAATCCGGTTCGGCGCACCACCACCACTTCCGGTGCCGGCAGTGCAGCCGGGTCTTCGAGATCCATGGCTGCCCGGGCGACCTGCGTGATCTTGCGCCCAAGGGCTTCATGCTGGAGTCGCACGAAGTGGTGCTGTACGGGCTGTGCAACACGTGCGCGGCGTAGCGGCTCGCGCCGCGCTCCTTTCCGGTCTCCTGTTCGCCGCCTGCGATTCGCGGCCAACGTTTGAGGGGATGGCAATGGATCCGCCGCGCGACATGCCGAGCGTGACATTCCGGTTGCCCGACAGCACCGCGCTGACGCTCGGACCGGAACCCGGGCGGCCGCTGGTACTCTTTTTTGGGTACACGCACTGTCCGGACGTCTGTCCCACCACGCTCGCCGACTGGAAGCGGGTCAAGGCGAAGCTTGGTGCGCGCGCGGCCGCCGTGCGGTTTGTCTTCGTGAGCGTAGACCCGGAGCGGGACACGCCGGCGGTCGCGCAGCGCTACGCCCGGCAATACGACACCAGCTTCATCGGGCTCTCGGGTGATGCGCCAACCACTGCGCGACTCATGGAAGCGTACGGTGTGGCGTCGGCGAAAGAAGAGGGGACTGCCGCCAGCGGGTATCTGGTCAGTCATTCGTCTCAAGTGTTTCTCGTGAACGACGCTGGACAGCTGGTGGCGTTGTATCCCTTTGGCACGCGGTGGGAGGCCCTCGCCGCAGATCTCTCGCACCTGCTCAAATGATGCCCTTCAAGCCGCGTCATCACTCGCGTCGTCTCGCACACGCCTGCTTCCTGGCGGCGCTGGTCGCTCCCGTCATGAGCGCCTGCGCCACCGCCGAGCCACCGCCGTCGGGGCGCATTGTCACGTCGGCGTGGGCACGTCCCGCCGATTCGGGTGCCACCGGTGGCGCCTATCTCACCATTCTGAACGCGGATTCGGTGGCCGTGGAACTGGTGTCGGCGTCCAGTCCTGTGGCCGTGGCCACCGAAGTGCACGAAACCATGGAGCATGACGGCATGTCGCACATGATGCCGCGCACCACGGTCCCCATTGCCCCGCGCGACTCCATGGTGATGAAGCCTGGTGGCCTGCACCTCATGCTGATGCAGCTCACGCGGGCGCTGGTCGTCAACGATACGATCCCGATGACGCTGCGGTTCTCCCGTGGGGATTCCGTCATGGTCCGGATTCCCGTGGTGTCGCCATAATGACGTTGAAACAGGTGGGCACGTTGTCCGGCCTTCTGCTCACGGTCGCGGCGGTGGTGTGGTACACGTGGCCACGTCCCGACACGCTTATTCGCGTCCAGCGGGGCGGAACCGCGGTAGTGACCAACATGTTTGGGCAGGACACGCCGTTGCCTGACACCATTTTTGTTGGCGGCCGTGGCCCCAAGCGCAAGATTCGCGTGGTCAACGAAGACACCATGCAGCATCGGCTCGCCATGTTCACCATTCCGGCCGGTGAACAGACGGAGTATACGGTGCCGCCAGGCACCTTTGGCGGCATGTGCTCGGCGCACCCCAACAATGGCCAGCTGACGTTCGTGATTCGATGACGTATCCACCGGGGTTGATCCCGCCTTCCACGATGAACGCCGCGCTCGACGAAGAGTTGCGCGGGCTGGAGGCGGCTGGACTGAAGCGATCGCTGCGGCAGGTACAGCAGCGACGCGCCGGCACGGTGTTGCTGAACGGGGAACGGGTCGCCGATTTTGCGTCGAACGACTACCTCGGTCTGGCCAGTGATCCGCGCGTGGCGCGCGCGGCGCATGCGGTCTTGCAGGCCGAAGGCACTGGAGCCGGGGCCGCCCGACTGATCTCGGGGAATCATCCGATTCACGAAGCGCTCGAGCACACGCTGGCCCGACTCAAGGGGTGTGACTACACCTTGCACTTCCCCTCGGGGTACATGGTGAACGTGGGAGCCATTCCCGCGCTCGCCGATCGTGGCGATGTGATCTATTCCGACGAACTCAATCACGCGTCGCTCATTGACGGCTGCCGGTTGTCACGTGCCACTGTGCGGGTGTTTCCGCACAATGATCTGGACGCGCTGGATCGCATGCTGACGGCGGAACGCAGCCAGTTTCGACGCGCCATGATCGTGGTGGAAGGGGTGTTCTCCATGGACGGCGACACCTGTCCTCTCGATCGGCTGGTACCGCTGGCGCGCCGGCATCAGGCGTGGAGCTACGTGGATGATGCCCACGGCACGGGCGTGATGGGCGCCACCGGGGCCGGCAGTCTCGAACACTTTGGTGTATCGGGACAGGTGGATATTGTGGTGGGAACGCTGGGCAAGGCGCTGGGCACCTCGGGCGCGTACGTGGGCGGTTCCAAGGAACTCGTGGAGTTTCTGGTGAGCCGTGCGCGGTCGTTCATTTTTACCACCGGATCACCGCCGGCCCTCGCGGCGGCGACGCTCGAAGCGTTGCGCATTGCGCAGGTGGAAGGGTGGCGGCGTGAGGCGGTACGCGAGCGATCGCGACGGGTGCGCAGCCGATTGATTGCGGGCGGCATCGACGTTACCGGCCCGGAAGATGGGCACATCATTCCGGTCATCATTGGCGATCCCTTGCGCACCATGGCGGTGGTGGCCGACCTGCGTCGTCGCGGGTTTCTGGTGGGAGGCGTTCGTCCCCCCACCGTGCCGGCCGGCACGTCACGCCTGCGCCTCTCCATGTCGGCCGTCCATCCCGTGGAACTGGTGGACGCCCTGGCCGCCACGCTCCTCGACGCGCTCAAACGGGTGTGAACATCCGACGTTGTGCATTTCCGTTCGCCCAATCGGCATGAGCGATTCCATTCTGCAGCACGATGTACGGCACGTGTGGCATCCGTACACGCAACATCATCAGGCGCCGTCGCCCATTCCCATTGCACGCGCCAATGGCAGCTGGCTGTTTGACACGACCGGCCGTCCCATTCTTGATGCGATCTCGTCGTGGTGGGTGACCACGCACGGGCACTGTCATCCCTCCATTGTATCGGCCATTGCGGCACAGGCGGCAACGCTCGATCAGGTGATTTTCGCAGGCTTTACGCACGAGCCGGCCGCCGCGCTCGCGGCCGCGCTGGTGGAGCGTCTGCCCGCCGGGTTGTCACGGATCTTCTACAGCGACGACGGTTCCACCGCCGTGGAAGTGGCGATCAAACTGTCGTTGCAGTCGTTTGCCAATGACGGGAGACCGCGGCGACTGATTGCCGCGCTCGAGAACGCGTATCACGGCGATACGTTTGGTGCGATGGCTGCGGGCGCGCGTGGCGTGTTCACGCATATGTACGAGCCGTTGTTGTTTGATGTGGCCCGCTTGCCCGACCCGTCGGAGGGGGACACGCTCACGGCGCTCGATGCCCTCATCGCCTCACGAGGTCATGAGCTGGCCGCCGTGATCGTGGAACCGCTGGTGCTCGGCGCCAGTGGCATGCGCGTGTGGGATGAAGCCGTGCTGCAAGGCATTCGCACGCGGACCGCGGCGGCTGGTGTGCATCTGATTGCGGACGAAGTCATGACGGGCTTCGGGCGGACCGGTCCAATGTTCGCCTGCGGGCGGGCCGGCGTATCACCGGACCTGCTGTGCATGTCCAAGGGGCTAACCGGTGGCGTGTTGCCGCTGGGCGCGACAGCGGCCACCGAAACGATCTTCGACGCGTTTCGCAGTGACGATCGTCGCAAGACGTTTTTTCACGGACATTCGTATACCGCCAATCCCATTGCCTGTGCGGCGGCGCTGGCGTCGCTGGCCCTGTTCACCGACGAGTGTGACCAGGCGCGGGCCCGCATCACCGAAACGCACCGGCAACAGCTGGCATCGTTGCAGGGCACGGCTGGCGTGCGTGCCGTACGACAGATTGGCACGGTGGCGGCAGTCGAGCTGGATGCACCGGCGGGGTACCTCAGCGACATTGGGCGCGAACTCGCGGCATTCTCGCTGCAGGAAGGTGTGCTGCTGCGTCCGTTGGGGAATGTGGCGTATTGCCTCCCGCCGTATTGCACCTCCAACGCCGAGCTGGATCGCGTGTATGACGTGATCGCGCGCTTTCTCGAGGGCGCCCGGGCCGCGCCCATTGGCAGCGGGGGACCCGTCGATGACTGATCGTCCGCGCACGCTGCGAAGACTGGGGGTCACGGGCACTGACACCGGCATTGGAAAGACGGTGGTAAGCTGCGCACTGGCAGCGCGGGCCCGTCAGATGGGGGTGTCGGTTGCAGCCATGAAACCGGTGGAAAGTGGCATAGAAGCGCGCCCTCTCCCTGGTACGGCCGTCATCTCCGACGCGGAGCGATTACAGGCCGCGTGTGGCGGCGGGGATGCCCTTTCGCTCATTCGTCCCTATGTGCTCGCCGAACCGTTGGCCCCGTGGGTGGCGGCGCAGCGGGCGGGGGTGCACTTCGACCTTGCGTTCCTCGACGCGGCGCGCGCCCAGTTGGAGCACGGGCGTGAGCGGTTGGTGGTGGAGGGGGCTGGCGGGCTGCTCGTCCCACTTACGCGGGACCTGTCGTTTGCCGGGCTGTTCGCACGGTGGCAGTGTGAGCTGGTTCTCGTGGCTGGAAACCGTCTGGGCGTGCTGAATCACGTCTTGCTCACCGTGCAGGCGGCCGAACGGGCCGGGCTGCCCATCGCGGCCATCGTACTCACGTCGCTCACCGAACAGAGCACCAGTGTGGCCGACGCAACCAATTTCGAGACGCTGCAGCAACTCCTGCCCACGCATGGTCTGCACCGGTTTCCGTGGGTCTCCCGGCTTGATGACTACGACGCCCTTGCCGCGGCGGCACAGACGGCGGGTCTCGATTCGCTGCTCACCACTTAACTTTCGGCGTGCTGTTTCTCTGCGATTGGTGCAGTGCTCTGCTGTACCGCACTTTCCTGCCCTTTGTCCCTGTCACTTCCGATGACCACCGTTAATTGGCAGTCCCTGGCCGACAAGTCACTGGCGGGGCTCGTGCTCTCCCGCGACGAAGCGCTGGCCGTGCTCACTGCGCCGGATGACCAGTTGCTCGATCAACTGGCGGCGGCGTATCGCGTGCGCCGTGCGACGTGGGGCAATCGGGTCCGTCTGCATTTTCTGCTGAATGCGCAAAGTGGACTCTGCCCCGAAGACTGCAACTATTGCTCGCAGTCCAAGATTTCGGCGGCAGAGATCGAAAAGTATCCCATGCTGGCACAGGAGAAGATCCTCGAAGCCGCTGACCGGGCGGCGGCGCTGAAGGCCGGCACGCTGTGCATGGTGATTTCGGGTCGCACACCTGGCGATACGGTGTTCGGAAAAGTGCTCGATGCGGTGAAAGCCGTCCGCGCCAAACATGATCTCAAGATCTGCGCCTGCCTGGGACTGCTGAACGAGGAGCAGGTGCTCCGCCTCAAAGAGGCAGGCGTGGAAACGGTGAACCACAATCTCAACACCTCGGCCAACTACACGCCGGAGATTGTCAGCACCCACACGTTTGAAGATCGGGTGAACACGGTGGAGGCGGTGAAGGCGGCCGGCATGAAGACGTGCAGCGGCGGCATTCTGGGGATGGGTGAAAGCGATGACGACGTCATCGATCTCGCGCTCTCGCTGCGTGACCTCGATGTGAAGAGTGTACCGGTGAACTTCCTCATCCCCGTGCCAGGCACCTCGTTCGAAGGGCGCAACGAGCTCGACCCGCGTCGCTGTCTGCGCATTCTGGTGTTGTATCGCCTGTTGCTACCCACGCAGGAGATCCGCATCAGCGGTGGCCGTGAAGTGCACCTGCGCAGTATGCAGGTCATGGGGTTGTATCCCGCCAATTCCAT contains the following coding sequences:
- a CDS encoding phosphatase PAP2 family protein; the protein is MASETFSEPPATARPWARWLLVSTVAIVAAHLLDETAWRLLRLPTVYEKDWGRLLRSMGFLPTWLLFALAYWLHQRDDGARRARTTFLVLSPALGGLAAEILKLVFRRLRPDAETFGYAFRSFAEAPWSNRGMGLPSSHALVAWAGAFALARLFPRARWVFYGLAAGCGLTRVMASAHYLSDTVVAACVGWAVVAALGSRLVRPDAEPAGP
- a CDS encoding Fur family transcriptional regulator; this encodes MERNTRQRDAIRQVFEEQPRPLGPTEVLEYGRGHVSKLGIATVYRTINSLVDSGWLVPVELPGEPPRYEKSGSAHHHHFRCRQCSRVFEIHGCPGDLRDLAPKGFMLESHEVVLYGLCNTCAA
- a CDS encoding SCO family protein: MAMDPPRDMPSVTFRLPDSTALTLGPEPGRPLVLFFGYTHCPDVCPTTLADWKRVKAKLGARAAAVRFVFVSVDPERDTPAVAQRYARQYDTSFIGLSGDAPTTARLMEAYGVASAKEEGTAASGYLVSHSSQVFLVNDAGQLVALYPFGTRWEALAADLSHLLK
- a CDS encoding copper chaperone PCu(A)C, with the protein product MMPFKPRHHSRRLAHACFLAALVAPVMSACATAEPPPSGRIVTSAWARPADSGATGGAYLTILNADSVAVELVSASSPVAVATEVHETMEHDGMSHMMPRTTVPIAPRDSMVMKPGGLHLMLMQLTRALVVNDTIPMTLRFSRGDSVMVRIPVVSP
- the bioF gene encoding 8-amino-7-oxononanoate synthase, which translates into the protein MTYPPGLIPPSTMNAALDEELRGLEAAGLKRSLRQVQQRRAGTVLLNGERVADFASNDYLGLASDPRVARAAHAVLQAEGTGAGAARLISGNHPIHEALEHTLARLKGCDYTLHFPSGYMVNVGAIPALADRGDVIYSDELNHASLIDGCRLSRATVRVFPHNDLDALDRMLTAERSQFRRAMIVVEGVFSMDGDTCPLDRLVPLARRHQAWSYVDDAHGTGVMGATGAGSLEHFGVSGQVDIVVGTLGKALGTSGAYVGGSKELVEFLVSRARSFIFTTGSPPALAAATLEALRIAQVEGWRREAVRERSRRVRSRLIAGGIDVTGPEDGHIIPVIIGDPLRTMAVVADLRRRGFLVGGVRPPTVPAGTSRLRLSMSAVHPVELVDALAATLLDALKRV
- a CDS encoding adenosylmethionine--8-amino-7-oxononanoate transaminase; its protein translation is MQHDVRHVWHPYTQHHQAPSPIPIARANGSWLFDTTGRPILDAISSWWVTTHGHCHPSIVSAIAAQAATLDQVIFAGFTHEPAAALAAALVERLPAGLSRIFYSDDGSTAVEVAIKLSLQSFANDGRPRRLIAALENAYHGDTFGAMAAGARGVFTHMYEPLLFDVARLPDPSEGDTLTALDALIASRGHELAAVIVEPLVLGASGMRVWDEAVLQGIRTRTAAAGVHLIADEVMTGFGRTGPMFACGRAGVSPDLLCMSKGLTGGVLPLGATAATETIFDAFRSDDRRKTFFHGHSYTANPIACAAALASLALFTDECDQARARITETHRQQLASLQGTAGVRAVRQIGTVAAVELDAPAGYLSDIGRELAAFSLQEGVLLRPLGNVAYCLPPYCTSNAELDRVYDVIARFLEGARAAPIGSGGPVDD
- the bioD gene encoding dethiobiotin synthase, producing MTDRPRTLRRLGVTGTDTGIGKTVVSCALAARARQMGVSVAAMKPVESGIEARPLPGTAVISDAERLQAACGGGDALSLIRPYVLAEPLAPWVAAQRAGVHFDLAFLDAARAQLEHGRERLVVEGAGGLLVPLTRDLSFAGLFARWQCELVLVAGNRLGVLNHVLLTVQAAERAGLPIAAIVLTSLTEQSTSVADATNFETLQQLLPTHGLHRFPWVSRLDDYDALAAAAQTAGLDSLLTT
- the bioB gene encoding biotin synthase BioB produces the protein MTTVNWQSLADKSLAGLVLSRDEALAVLTAPDDQLLDQLAAAYRVRRATWGNRVRLHFLLNAQSGLCPEDCNYCSQSKISAAEIEKYPMLAQEKILEAADRAAALKAGTLCMVISGRTPGDTVFGKVLDAVKAVRAKHDLKICACLGLLNEEQVLRLKEAGVETVNHNLNTSANYTPEIVSTHTFEDRVNTVEAVKAAGMKTCSGGILGMGESDDDVIDLALSLRDLDVKSVPVNFLIPVPGTSFEGRNELDPRRCLRILVLYRLLLPTQEIRISGGREVHLRSMQVMGLYPANSIFVGDYLTTQGQTARDDLRMIEDAGFVLETPDGEPLEGDPFAGVPESYPRAPLPLVEV